CGTTACGAGACGTAGTTAGACCCGAAGGgactttatttttaaagaagttATATAGTCTAATGTACATGACATGATTATACTGCCGTCAGAATGTGCGGTCAATATATTagcaatgtttatcaacaaGCAATGAGTACGGTTAGTCAGGAAAAATCTGCCTTGATATAAACATCACATATTATCAGAAATTACTTGTGATTAAGAATGTCCTTACCTAGCGTGACAAAGGGTACCAGGCGTTGATCTGGCGTTGTACGCACAAAGGAAAAAGTGCCATGTGTTCCTCCTGAAAGTCGGCACAATATTTTCGTGCCCAGTACTTCTCGTCTCGGGGTAGCTCCTTTGTTAGGGTTGCAGAGAGCTCCAGTCCAAGACTGAACATCCACATCGCGTGAGATCGCTTTTCGAAATCGACCATATGGTTTAACATGCGGGCCTCATGGCGTCTCCAGGAAGTTCTCCTGGCCTGGCACGGGTCGGTTCCGCAGAAGCGACAGAGGGATCGACCTGTACAAACcgataatatatgttttaaaacgtGCAATGGGACTACAATATATGACACACCGAACGGTTCTGATAAACATTATCTGATTAAAGAGTTTGATCAACTGGGGGATGATACATTATATCAAGATATGCATTTGTACTTACGAGCTCTCCATTCTCGAAACATCACACCGATGGCTTTCCAGAACTTCCTTGCATGGTTTCCAACCAACAGTGCATACATATACGTATAGACCAATATTAGTGATGTTATTGCACATAGAACGGTACAAAAGACCTCGTTTCCGATTCTCTGAAAGGACAAAGATGCTTATTAATTTCTAGGGTTTTTTTTATACACACCGAATAAAACAAACGAAACGTTAAAAATAGTGATTGTAGATAATGTATTTTACAATACGTCGGCCGAGGTAAAAGTTTATTATACTTACCAACAATAAAGCTCCGTGAGTTGGACATGTTTTCTCGACTTTTCGGGCGCAGAAGTAATTTATCATCCTTTCCATGTATCCTACTTCGGGTTCCACGCTACAAAAGTAAGTTAAAACAAAAGGGTAAAACAAAACAACGCATTAAAATGGCATCAAATAAATGAACCTTCTGATAGTTCCAAGACGAGCTTGCCTTCGCTatgtaaaaaacaaaatatcccgGAGAATATTTAAACTTACCATGTAAAGCCTCGATAAGCAACAGGGCCCTGCTGTGCGGCGCAAAGAATTACCATAAATATCAGTAAGATCTTGATATCCATTTTGGTACTCGCGATATCAAACGAGCAAACAGCTACTCGCGTAGAGACCCATCATCTCCACCATGGCATATTGCTACGCAGCCTGGCAACATGTATTTGACGTCACAACAAGCTTTTCGTCACCACCATTATTACGTCATACTACTGTCTCTGTTTAGACGGAGACGCGTTTGATGAATGCTGCACAGTTTCCGCTAGCGGTTCCCTTGATAAACGGTTATTACCGCTagcggtttgtttgtttgattgatttattaaattaacgttctataaacagccagggtcatgaaaggacggtctcccatgtatgcggtttgttgcgtgtatgaaatacgggtgtgtgttttgggagactgtggtatatttatgttgtgtatgCTTTTTAGTAGAACTCTTGCCTTTTGTATAGTGCTATTTGACAAGCTTCTGAATGCTGTACAG
The nucleotide sequence above comes from Argopecten irradians isolate NY chromosome 1, Ai_NY, whole genome shotgun sequence. Encoded proteins:
- the LOC138317957 gene encoding uncharacterized protein, producing the protein MDIKILLIFMVILCAAQQGPVAYRGFTCVEPEVGYMERMINYFCARKVEKTCPTHGALLLRIGNEVFCTVLCAITSLILVYTYMYALLVGNHARKFWKAIGVMFREWRARRSLCRFCGTDPCQARRTSWRRHEARMLNHMVDFEKRSHAMWMFSLGLELSATLTKELPRDEKYWARKYCADFQEEHMALFPLCVQRQINAWYPLSR